The following are encoded together in the Aquificaceae bacterium genome:
- a CDS encoding FAD/NAD(P)-binding oxidoreductase, protein MITRRELLKSAGVGAVALSVSSQPVLAAAERVVKIEALMPPPKGNRVVVCGGGWAGLTVAKYLKKENPNIEVILIEQRPVFFSCPISNPWLADLVSLDFLQHDYLQPASKYGYTFMNDRVIAIERDKRRVYTTKGYIQYDYLVLAPGIRYNYSAWFGDNRELARLTKVNFPPAYIPGSEHLALKRKIHEFEEGDFIIVVPPGTYRCPPAPYERACMIAEVFKRNKVDGRVIVLDPKEDIAPKGPGFRAAFEEVYLGIIEYVPRASIKEIDPVNKVIKTTAGDFKFTDANISPPHQAGELVWMADLIAKDKEGKPTGWADQDPLTFQAKADPRVFLVGDVISPALGTAYPKSGHQANAQGKIVAKIIASRIAGKEAPLALPDNTCYSMVNGSPQEAIVINVTYEYNKQENRIVPRARSINERSEALAKATYEWARAIYRDMFS, encoded by the coding sequence ATGATTACAAGACGTGAGCTTTTGAAGTCTGCAGGAGTAGGAGCAGTTGCTCTGAGTGTTTCCTCACAACCTGTCCTTGCAGCGGCGGAAAGGGTGGTCAAAATAGAAGCCCTAATGCCACCACCAAAGGGCAACAGGGTGGTTGTATGTGGTGGTGGATGGGCTGGTTTAACGGTGGCAAAGTATCTAAAAAAGGAAAACCCAAACATAGAGGTAATTCTCATAGAACAAAGACCTGTCTTTTTCTCCTGTCCCATATCTAACCCTTGGCTTGCAGACCTTGTAAGTTTAGACTTTCTACAACACGATTATCTCCAACCTGCATCTAAATATGGCTACACCTTTATGAACGATAGGGTTATTGCCATAGAAAGGGACAAGAGAAGAGTATACACCACAAAAGGGTATATACAATACGACTATCTTGTTTTGGCACCAGGCATAAGGTATAACTATTCCGCATGGTTTGGAGATAACAGAGAACTCGCAAGGCTTACCAAGGTCAACTTCCCTCCTGCATATATACCCGGCTCTGAACATTTGGCTCTTAAGAGAAAGATACACGAATTTGAAGAAGGAGACTTTATCATAGTGGTCCCACCAGGGACCTACAGGTGTCCACCAGCTCCATATGAAAGAGCTTGTATGATAGCAGAGGTATTCAAGAGAAACAAGGTTGACGGTAGGGTTATAGTCCTTGACCCTAAGGAAGACATAGCACCCAAGGGACCAGGTTTTAGAGCAGCCTTTGAAGAGGTATATCTTGGCATTATTGAGTATGTGCCCAGGGCTTCCATAAAGGAGATTGACCCAGTAAATAAGGTCATAAAGACCACCGCAGGAGACTTTAAGTTTACAGATGCTAACATATCTCCACCTCACCAGGCTGGTGAGCTCGTATGGATGGCGGACCTTATAGCAAAGGACAAAGAAGGAAAACCTACAGGTTGGGCAGACCAAGACCCACTTACTTTCCAAGCAAAGGCAGACCCAAGAGTGTTCCTTGTGGGAGACGTTATCTCTCCAGCTCTCGGAACCGCATATCCCAAGAGTGGCCACCAGGCAAACGCACAAGGAAAGATAGTGGCAAAGATTATAGCTTCAAGAATAGCAGGCAAAGAAGCACCCCTTGCACTACCAGACAACACATGCTACTCTATGGTTAACGGCTCTCCACAAGAAGCTATAGTTATAAATGTGACCTACGAATACAATAAACAGGAAAACAGGATAGTCCCAAGAGCCAGAAGCATAAACGAAAGGTCAGAAGCTCTCGCAAAGGCAACATACGAATGGGCAAGAGCCATATACAGGGACATGTTCTCATAA
- the ilvB gene encoding biosynthetic-type acetolactate synthase large subunit, translated as MPRKGADIVIETLKEEGVEIIFGHPGGAIMEVYDALYRDGSIRHILARHEQGAGHMAEGYAKATGKVGVAMSTSGPGATNLVTAIADAYMDSVPVVFITGQVPTHLIGNDAFQEVDIVGITRPITKHNFLVKRIEDLPLILRQAFYIARTGRPGPVLVDIPKDITQKLSDVLIPSLEEVKESLPGYRPHLEGNLQQIKKAAKLIMEAKRPVLYVGGGAVQAEAQKELVELAELMKIPVTTTNMGKGAFPELHPLALHMLGMHGTYYANMAVYNCDLLIAVGARFDDRVTGKVEEFAPQAKIIHIDIDPASISKNIVVDVPIVGDVKIVLRKLLEEIKREGAKLYFPEERQKWLERIEGWKKKHPLTYRKSNTVIKPQYVIEQIYEATKGDAIISTGVGQHQMWSAMFYKYSFPRQFINSGGLGTMGFGLPAGIGAKLGRPDKEVFVIDGDGSFMMTMQELITAVQYKVPVKIAIINNGYLGMVRQWQELFYERRYSEVDLSVQPDFVKLAEACGAVGFRAEKPSEVREIIEEALKIQDRPVVMDFHVDREENVLPMVPAGKSYRDMILDDGKKAIEAETMYLVG; from the coding sequence ATGCCAAGAAAGGGTGCGGACATTGTTATAGAAACCCTCAAGGAAGAAGGTGTGGAGATTATCTTTGGTCATCCCGGTGGTGCCATAATGGAGGTCTACGATGCCCTATATAGAGATGGAAGCATAAGGCACATCCTTGCAAGACACGAGCAAGGTGCAGGGCATATGGCAGAGGGTTATGCAAAGGCAACGGGCAAGGTGGGTGTTGCCATGTCCACTTCTGGACCAGGAGCTACGAATCTGGTAACCGCCATAGCGGATGCCTATATGGACTCTGTGCCCGTGGTATTTATAACAGGGCAAGTCCCCACCCATCTTATAGGCAACGACGCCTTTCAGGAAGTGGATATTGTAGGCATAACAAGACCTATAACAAAACATAACTTTTTGGTAAAAAGAATAGAAGACCTGCCTCTCATACTTCGCCAGGCTTTCTACATAGCAAGGACTGGAAGACCAGGACCTGTGCTCGTGGACATTCCCAAAGACATAACACAAAAGCTCAGCGATGTCTTAATTCCTTCTCTTGAGGAAGTAAAGGAATCACTTCCCGGCTACAGACCCCACCTTGAGGGTAATCTTCAGCAGATAAAGAAGGCAGCAAAGCTAATAATGGAAGCCAAAAGACCAGTCCTGTATGTGGGTGGTGGGGCGGTCCAAGCGGAAGCACAAAAAGAGTTGGTGGAACTTGCGGAGCTAATGAAGATACCAGTAACCACTACCAATATGGGTAAAGGAGCCTTTCCAGAGCTTCATCCTTTGGCTCTCCACATGCTTGGAATGCACGGCACATATTATGCCAATATGGCGGTATACAATTGCGACCTACTTATAGCGGTAGGCGCGCGCTTTGATGACAGAGTTACAGGAAAGGTAGAAGAATTTGCTCCTCAGGCAAAGATAATCCACATAGACATAGACCCAGCCTCTATCTCAAAGAACATAGTGGTGGATGTGCCAATAGTGGGCGATGTGAAAATAGTCCTAAGGAAGCTCCTTGAGGAAATAAAGAGAGAAGGTGCAAAGCTCTATTTTCCAGAAGAAAGGCAAAAATGGCTTGAGCGTATAGAGGGTTGGAAGAAAAAGCATCCTCTCACCTATAGAAAATCCAACACGGTTATAAAACCCCAGTATGTAATAGAGCAAATATACGAGGCGACAAAGGGCGACGCCATAATTTCCACAGGTGTGGGACAGCATCAAATGTGGTCCGCAATGTTTTATAAGTATTCTTTCCCAAGACAGTTTATAAACTCCGGTGGACTTGGAACTATGGGTTTTGGTCTGCCTGCCGGCATAGGTGCAAAGCTTGGAAGACCCGACAAGGAAGTGTTTGTAATAGATGGTGATGGCTCTTTTATGATGACCATGCAGGAGCTTATAACTGCGGTGCAATACAAAGTCCCAGTGAAGATTGCCATAATAAACAATGGATATCTTGGTATGGTAAGGCAGTGGCAAGAGCTATTCTATGAGAGAAGATACTCAGAAGTGGACCTTTCCGTTCAACCTGATTTTGTAAAACTGGCGGAAGCCTGTGGTGCGGTAGGCTTTAGGGCGGAAAAACCCTCAGAGGTGAGAGAAATAATAGAAGAGGCTCTCAAAATACAGGATAGACCAGTTGTGATGGACTTCCATGTGGACAGGGAAGAGAATGTGCTTCCTATGGTTCCTGCAGGAAAGTCTTACAGAGATATGATATTAGACGATGGCAAAAAGGCAATAGAGGCAGAGACCATGTATTTAGTGGGCTAA
- the ilvN gene encoding acetolactate synthase small subunit: MADTIGSAGLNAVKTPLFREVRKGEVRKHIITLTVRNELGVLARIATLIAGKGYNIEGLSVGETHEKGISRMTLEVIGDDVVIDQVVKQLRKLIDTIKVKDLTDTPHVERELALIKVHTATPRARDEVLRLVEIFRCRIVDVSPETYTVEITGTEDKVNAFIELVKPFGIKEMARTGKVAMKRESIPQEEE, translated from the coding sequence ATGGCGGATACAATTGGAAGTGCGGGGCTTAATGCGGTAAAAACTCCTCTATTTAGGGAGGTAAGAAAGGGAGAAGTGCGTAAGCACATTATAACCCTTACTGTGCGTAATGAGCTTGGTGTTCTTGCTCGCATTGCAACCCTCATAGCAGGTAAGGGATACAACATAGAAGGTTTGTCGGTGGGCGAAACCCATGAAAAAGGTATTTCTCGTATGACCCTTGAGGTAATAGGTGATGACGTGGTAATAGACCAAGTGGTAAAACAGCTTAGAAAACTCATAGATACCATAAAGGTAAAAGACCTAACAGACACGCCTCATGTGGAGAGGGAGCTCGCTCTTATAAAGGTCCATACCGCCACGCCAAGGGCAAGGGACGAGGTGCTTAGGCTTGTGGAGATATTCAGGTGCAGGATAGTGGATGTTTCTCCAGAAACTTACACGGTTGAGATAACAGGAACAGAGGACAAGGTCAATGCCTTTATAGAGCTTGTGAAGCCTTTTGGCATAAAGGAGATGGCAAGGACGGGTAAAGTGGCTATGAAGAGGGAAAGCATACCTCAAGAGGAGGAATGA
- a CDS encoding nucleotidyltransferase domain-containing protein, translated as MKLRLSEEEIRAIRETASEVFGKDVEIILFGSRLDPNRHGGDIDLLVKTSMTPKEFVEKKFEFIYKLWQRIGQQKIDVVYYNPEKGELPIHRKALSEGIKL; from the coding sequence ATGAAGTTAAGGCTCTCAGAGGAAGAGATAAGAGCCATAAGGGAAACCGCATCCGAAGTTTTTGGCAAGGATGTGGAGATAATTCTTTTTGGCTCAAGGCTTGACCCAAACAGGCACGGTGGAGATATAGACCTTTTGGTCAAAACCTCTATGACGCCTAAGGAGTTTGTTGAGAAAAAGTTTGAGTTTATATACAAACTTTGGCAGAGGATAGGACAGCAGAAGATTGACGTGGTTTACTATAACCCAGAAAAGGGAGAGCTACCAATTCATAGAAAAGCCCTTTCGGAAGGCATAAAGCTATGA
- a CDS encoding leucyl aminopeptidase yields the protein MRVYAKDFKAEEVKEPIAIFLFENHRENLDFLGSLKGQVEKMLSAENFKGKEETLAKVSLLVGDDVRVFYVVGLGKKEKVGEDSYRIASALASKRANKDRVKTLYIYAGSLDYRLSKAITEGAILGSYRFDKYKTKKEEEKNQRLEEVYICGADPKGVEVGMVFAQAQNFTRDLVNEPGNVINPITLAEVAQRVAQEHGLECRVYDEKDIQEMGMQALWSVGKGSATPPRFVHMVYRPQGEPKEKIAIVGKGLTFDSGGLNIKTGDYMRTMKADKSGACAVIGIMKALAQLKPQVEVHGIFGAAENMPSGTAYRPDDIIRAMNGKTIEIDNTDAEGRVTLADALSYASKLGVSRIIDMATLTGACMVALGEYTAGLFTNDDEFGDEILSLSKLTGERMWKLPMDDKRLREKIKKGEGDVLNSGGRYGGAITAAMFLEEFVGEGIKWVHLDIAGPAHLREEFSYYSKGGTGFGVRTCLEYILKLSER from the coding sequence ATGAGAGTATACGCAAAGGATTTTAAGGCAGAAGAAGTAAAAGAACCTATAGCTATTTTTCTCTTTGAAAACCACAGAGAGAACCTTGATTTTCTTGGGTCTCTTAAGGGGCAGGTGGAAAAAATGCTTTCTGCGGAAAACTTTAAGGGCAAAGAAGAAACTCTGGCAAAGGTTAGCCTGCTCGTGGGTGATGATGTAAGGGTCTTTTATGTGGTAGGGCTTGGAAAGAAGGAGAAGGTGGGTGAGGATAGCTACAGGATTGCCTCTGCCTTAGCCTCTAAGAGGGCAAACAAGGACAGGGTCAAAACCCTATATATATACGCTGGAAGCCTTGACTACAGGCTTAGCAAAGCAATTACTGAGGGTGCAATTCTTGGAAGTTATCGCTTTGACAAGTATAAGACAAAGAAGGAAGAGGAGAAGAACCAAAGACTTGAGGAAGTTTATATATGTGGTGCGGACCCAAAGGGGGTGGAAGTTGGTATGGTCTTTGCTCAGGCACAGAACTTTACAAGAGACCTTGTAAATGAACCCGGGAACGTTATAAACCCTATAACCCTTGCGGAGGTTGCACAGAGGGTCGCACAAGAGCATGGGCTTGAGTGTAGGGTGTATGATGAGAAGGATATACAAGAGATGGGTATGCAAGCTCTGTGGAGTGTGGGAAAGGGCTCTGCAACTCCACCAAGGTTTGTCCATATGGTATACAGACCTCAGGGTGAGCCTAAAGAAAAAATTGCCATAGTGGGTAAGGGGCTTACCTTTGACAGTGGAGGTCTTAACATAAAAACTGGAGACTATATGAGAACTATGAAGGCGGATAAGTCTGGTGCCTGTGCGGTTATAGGAATAATGAAAGCTCTTGCACAGCTAAAGCCTCAGGTGGAGGTCCATGGCATCTTTGGTGCTGCGGAGAATATGCCAAGCGGGACTGCCTACAGACCCGATGACATAATAAGGGCTATGAACGGGAAAACCATAGAGATAGACAACACGGATGCAGAGGGAAGAGTAACTTTGGCGGATGCCCTTTCTTACGCCTCAAAGCTCGGAGTGTCAAGAATAATAGACATGGCAACTTTAACGGGTGCCTGTATGGTAGCCCTTGGAGAATACACTGCAGGGCTTTTTACCAATGACGATGAGTTTGGGGATGAGATCCTTAGCCTTTCAAAACTCACGGGAGAACGCATGTGGAAACTGCCAATGGATGACAAAAGGCTAAGAGAGAAGATAAAGAAGGGTGAAGGCGATGTGCTTAACTCTGGAGGTCGCTATGGAGGTGCCATAACCGCTGCCATGTTTCTTGAGGAGTTTGTGGGCGAAGGGATAAAATGGGTGCATCTTGACATTGCAGGACCCGCACACCTAAGAGAGGAGTTCTCCTACTATTCAAAGGGTGGCACAGGCTTTGGCGTGAGGACATGC